A stretch of DNA from Yoonia sp. BS5-3:
GGAACAGGTGTGCTGTTGTCGTTCCTGTCCAGTTTTGGGCAGACGTTTTTCATCGCCATTTTCGGCGGCGAAGTACGTGAAGCATATGGTCTGTCCAACGGTGATTGGGGCATGATCTATATGATCGGTACCGGCGCGTCCGCGCTTGTGATGGTCTTTGCCGGAGGGCTGGCCGACCGGTTTCGGGTTCGTACATTGGGTATCGCGGTAATCTTGTTATTGGCGGGCGCCTGCCTGTTGATGGCATTCAATGCAACAGCAGCCCTTTTGCCCTTTGTCATCTTTGCGCTTCGATTCACAGGGCAAGGCATGACAAGCCATGTCGCAACTGTCGCGATGGCCCGGTGGTTCGTGGCAACCCGCGGGCGTGCGCTTGCGGTCGCAGCTTTTGGTTTCATGTTTGCAGAAGCAACACTGCCATTGACGATGGTTTGGCTGAAATCCTTTATCGACTGGCGAACACTTTGGATGTGTTTTGCTGGTTTCTGCGTTCTTGCCTGTATTCTGCTACATCGCCTGCTTCGCTTGGAACGCACACCCCAAGCCATGTCGGACAACAGTCAATCAACCGGTATGGAAGGCAAACACTGGACCCGTAGCGACGCCCTGCGCCATCCACTTTTCTGGGCGATGATCCCAGCCGTGATGTCTTTCTCTGGGTTTGCGACAGCCTTTTGGTTTCACCAGGCGCATTTTGCCGAAATCAAGGGATGGTCTCATCTGGCGCTTGTGTCCGTATTTCCCCTTGGGACGACCGCTTTGGCATTGTCGACAATCGGATATGGTTGGGCCATTGACCGGTTCGGCGCCATTCGCCTTTTGCGTATTTATCTGCTGCCGCTGGTAATCGCATTTGTTTTGCACTGGTATGCCCCATCGCTGGTCTGGACCGGTTTGGCTGTTATCTTGATGGGCATCGCGGGCGGCGGACAAGCTACTTTGCTAAACGCCTGTTGGGCAGAATTCTACGGAACGCAACATTTGGGCGCGATCAAATCGGCGGCAGCAGCATTAATGGTGCTTGGGTCGGCGATTGGACCGGGGCTAAGCGGTTGGTTAATCGACATCGGTGTCGGATTTGAAACCCAGCAACTTGGCTATGCCGCCGTTTTTGCATTTGCCGCATTGCTACTGATTAAACCAACCCAAATGGCGGCCAGAGCTTTAGCGGTTCCGACGTAGATACACGTAGTAGGCCCCATCGCCGCCATGCTTTTGATGGGCAGGCGTAACTTGCAAAATCGTCGGGGCCAAAGGCGCCAAGGCAAGCCATCTTGGAACTTGGTGTCGCAAGACACCATATCGGGTTGGAATAGGACCACCATCATCACGATCCTTGCCCTTACCTGTAATCACCAGGACGAGCCGTCGACCCGCAGCCTGCGACTGTAAAATAAACCCGACAAGTTCGGGATGTGCTTCCGCCAATGTCATGCCATGAAGATCGATCCGCGCCTCAGGCGACAGTTTCCCCCGTTTCATCCGCCCAAATGACTTGTGGTCCATATTGATCGGCGTGCGACCGAGGCGGTCTGCAATTTCGGGTAGGATATCATGCGCCCGGTGTACCGAAGCCTTTTCACCGACCACAAAGCGGGGTGCTGGTTCTTTGGTGAGTGGTTTCGTTTGCGCAGGTGTTTTCGGCTTTTCTGGTAAGGATGGCTTAGGGTCGATTGGAGTCGTCCGTTCTGCGACACGGTCCCAAAGCGCGCGTTCTTCCGCCGATAAGTGTCGTGGCCTTCGCATTACCGATGGGTCGCAATAAGACGATGCGCAATTGTTGTTGGCATCAGTACAATCATCCGGCCGGCGTCCTTGATGGTACCAGCCTCGCGGCCTGCCGCATCGCCGGTGCCGATAAAGATATCAGCGCGTTGCGCCCCTTTGATCGCTGATCCCGTGTCTTGTGCGATCATCAAGCGGTTCATCGGTACGGCGCCTTCCTTTTCGATCCAGACCGGAGCGCCCAATGTGACAAACGCCGGATCAACCGCAATGGATCGGCCCGGTGTGATAGAGCGGTTCATGGCACCCAATGGACCGCGCTCTGCTGGCACTTCACTTACTTCACGAAAGAAGACATAGCTTTCATTTTCCCACAAAAGTGCCCGGCCCTCATCCCGATTCTCGCGAACCCAGTTCCTGATCACCGCCGCCGAAACCTGATGTGGTTCAAAAACACCACGATCGACCAGTGCCATA
This window harbors:
- a CDS encoding MFS transporter; this translates as MTTQPGYLRFIRENLPFLGTGVLLSFLSSFGQTFFIAIFGGEVREAYGLSNGDWGMIYMIGTGASALVMVFAGGLADRFRVRTLGIAVILLLAGACLLMAFNATAALLPFVIFALRFTGQGMTSHVATVAMARWFVATRGRALAVAAFGFMFAEATLPLTMVWLKSFIDWRTLWMCFAGFCVLACILLHRLLRLERTPQAMSDNSQSTGMEGKHWTRSDALRHPLFWAMIPAVMSFSGFATAFWFHQAHFAEIKGWSHLALVSVFPLGTTALALSTIGYGWAIDRFGAIRLLRIYLLPLVIAFVLHWYAPSLVWTGLAVILMGIAGGGQATLLNACWAEFYGTQHLGAIKSAAAALMVLGSAIGPGLSGWLIDIGVGFETQQLGYAAVFAFAALLLIKPTQMAARALAVPT
- a CDS encoding Smr/MutS family protein codes for the protein MRRPRHLSAEERALWDRVAERTTPIDPKPSLPEKPKTPAQTKPLTKEPAPRFVVGEKASVHRAHDILPEIADRLGRTPINMDHKSFGRMKRGKLSPEARIDLHGMTLAEAHPELVGFILQSQAAGRRLVLVITGKGKDRDDGGPIPTRYGVLRHQVPRWLALAPLAPTILQVTPAHQKHGGDGAYYVYLRRNR